A genomic window from Leptolyngbya sp. BL0902 includes:
- a CDS encoding glutamine amidotransferase-related protein, producing the protein MTLKRSPLPILTLVHQATSNPGLVGAILTEMGYRLDIRCLAVGDALPPSLDHHSAAIVFGGPMSANDDHLPFIRQELDWIPTVLAAQKPYLGICLGAQLLARTLGAKVAPHPDGLREIGYYPIVPTQIGRSFLPQPMIVYQWHQEGFEIPHGAHLLAKGHTFSHQAFGYQRAFGLQFHPEITTTMVNHWTTEGADQLAYPGAQGRAHHISHHRLYRQSVEGWLRRFLVQWIAAPTQAEQVWNHYHHPSHAQPLAQRGISLA; encoded by the coding sequence CTCAAACGTTCACCGCTGCCAATTTTGACCCTGGTGCATCAGGCCACCTCAAACCCTGGACTGGTGGGGGCAATTTTGACTGAGATGGGCTATCGCCTGGATATTCGCTGCTTGGCCGTGGGGGATGCGTTGCCGCCTAGCCTCGATCACCACAGTGCGGCCATTGTCTTTGGTGGCCCCATGAGTGCCAACGATGACCACTTGCCCTTCATCCGCCAAGAATTGGACTGGATTCCGACGGTATTAGCTGCCCAAAAGCCCTATTTGGGGATTTGCCTGGGGGCGCAGTTGTTGGCCCGCACCCTGGGGGCGAAGGTGGCTCCTCACCCCGATGGCCTGCGGGAGATTGGCTACTACCCGATTGTGCCCACTCAAATCGGGCGATCCTTTTTGCCCCAGCCGATGATCGTTTACCAGTGGCACCAGGAGGGCTTTGAGATTCCCCACGGGGCTCACCTCCTCGCCAAAGGACATACCTTTAGCCATCAAGCCTTTGGCTACCAGCGGGCCTTTGGGCTGCAATTTCATCCCGAAATTACCACCACCATGGTCAACCACTGGACAACGGAAGGGGCCGATCAACTCGCCTACCCCGGTGCCCAAGGCCGTGCCCACCACATCAGCCACCATCGCCTCTATCGGCAATCGGTGGAGGGCTGGCTGCGGCGATTCTTAGTCCAGTGGATAGCCGCCCCCACCCAGGCGGAACAGGTCTGGAACCATTACCACCACCCCAGCCATGCCCAGCCCTTGGCCCAGCGGGGAATCTCCCTGGCCTAG